One region of Campylobacter concisus genomic DNA includes:
- the lspA gene encoding signal peptidase II produces the protein MRKNLVKFFIAFFIIFIVDQAIKMIFIDGFSWEGEFFSLVLTYNKGVAFSMLAFLDEWLKFIQIALILGVFVYLVVEKKLLCSHAIWLGALLGAGSSNITDRFIHGGVVDYVFWHKWFNFAVFNFADVMIDLCVVMILWQSFRKRRESGK, from the coding sequence ATGCGTAAAAACTTAGTTAAATTTTTCATTGCATTTTTTATCATTTTTATCGTTGATCAAGCAATAAAAATGATATTTATAGATGGTTTTTCGTGGGAGGGCGAGTTTTTTTCGCTAGTTCTTACATATAATAAGGGCGTTGCATTTTCGATGTTAGCCTTTTTAGATGAGTGGCTGAAATTTATCCAGATAGCCCTCATTTTAGGCGTTTTTGTCTATCTAGTCGTTGAAAAAAAGTTGCTTTGCTCGCATGCCATTTGGCTTGGAGCTTTGCTAGGAGCTGGCAGCTCAAACATCACAGATAGATTTATCCATGGCGGCGTCGTGGATTATGTCTTTTGGCATAAGTGGTTTAACTTTGCGGTCTTTAACTTCGCTGATGTGATGATCGATCTTTGCGTCGTGATGATACTTTGGCAAAGTTTTAGAAAAAGGAGAGAGAGTGGGAAATAA
- a CDS encoding CopD family protein, whose protein sequence is MAEYYLYLKYLHYLFFISWMAVLFYQPRLYVYHVENMDKPDFVKVVEVMEYKMYHYIGWVALIGSFVTGILILIAMPDLIKTGHIHVKILVVILMAIYHLDLGRYMKQLKEKRCNKSGIFFRAYNEVPTIAMLIIIWVMIVNPF, encoded by the coding sequence ATGGCAGAATATTATCTTTACTTAAAATACCTCCACTATTTGTTTTTCATATCGTGGATGGCAGTGCTGTTTTATCAGCCAAGGCTCTACGTTTATCACGTAGAAAATATGGACAAACCTGACTTTGTAAAAGTAGTTGAGGTGATGGAGTACAAGATGTATCACTACATCGGCTGGGTCGCACTCATTGGCTCATTTGTTACTGGCATTTTGATACTTATCGCGATGCCTGATCTTATAAAAACTGGTCACATCCATGTTAAAATTTTGGTTGTCATCTTAATGGCTATCTATCACCTAGACCTTGGACGCTACATGAAGCAGCTCAAAGAAAAACGCTGTAACAAAAGTGGCATCTTCTTTAGAGCTTACAACGAAGTGCCAACTATCGCGATGCTTATCATTATCTGGGTCATGATAGTAAATCCATTTTAA
- a CDS encoding NINE protein, with translation MGNNIYVAYALWLLTGWLGAHRIYLGKFITGFLMMGLFFIGYSLQIILIGYLFLAIWGIWWIIDAFLVGAYVEKNLQKVELKERLKLKDKEEDLKRLYELFENGAISKAEFEARKEILFR, from the coding sequence GTGGGAAATAATATCTACGTCGCATACGCTCTTTGGCTACTTACTGGCTGGCTTGGAGCGCATAGAATTTACCTTGGTAAATTTATCACTGGCTTTTTGATGATGGGACTATTTTTTATCGGTTACTCTTTACAAATCATCCTCATTGGCTACTTATTTTTGGCTATTTGGGGCATTTGGTGGATCATCGATGCATTTTTGGTTGGCGCTTATGTCGAGAAAAATTTACAAAAAGTCGAGCTAAAAGAGAGACTGAAACTAAAAGATAAAGAAGAGGACTTAAAAAGGCTTTACGAGCTTTTTGAGAATGGTGCGATCAGCAAGGCTGAATTTGAAGCTAGAAAAGAGATACTTTTTAGATAA